From Campylobacter concisus, the proteins below share one genomic window:
- a CDS encoding pentapeptide repeat-containing protein — MPVNDKNKKAFSYSCVDRSGRKFIYKNFNKSCSYKTNFSGTIFDGTSFVGTKFKFCSFYEAQIRSCLLNGALFRKCNLTDALFEDSIISSSVFKECKIKNCKFYNCKIVCTSGLSKIISKRNLKNTEILTAFPSSNNYSKELLKAFDKLRNNRFIKNSSVLFQKRDAINTLSVDILVSEFGENFLVNNLSSLNHISCDFHTLSYIKKILYKKQKNDTINELGSIATQGSIS; from the coding sequence ATGCCCGTAAACGACAAAAATAAAAAAGCTTTTAGTTATAGTTGCGTGGATAGGAGTGGCAGGAAATTTATATATAAAAATTTTAATAAATCATGCAGCTATAAAACCAATTTTTCCGGCACTATATTTGACGGCACCTCTTTTGTTGGAACAAAATTTAAATTTTGTAGTTTTTATGAAGCCCAAATAAGATCTTGTTTATTAAATGGAGCGCTTTTTAGAAAATGTAATTTAACGGATGCACTTTTTGAAGATTCAATTATTTCATCTTCGGTTTTCAAGGAGTGTAAAATTAAAAATTGCAAATTTTATAATTGTAAAATAGTATGCACAAGCGGCTTATCAAAAATTATTAGTAAAAGAAATTTAAAAAATACCGAAATATTAACAGCTTTTCCTAGTAGTAATAATTATAGCAAAGAGCTATTAAAGGCTTTTGATAAACTTCGCAATAACCGCTTTATAAAAAATTCTAGCGTATTATTTCAAAAAAGAGATGCAATAAATACACTATCGGTCGATATATTGGTATCAGAATTTGGTGAAAATTTTCTAGTAAATAATTTATCAAGCCTTAATCATATATCTTGTGATTTTCATACATTGAGCTATATTAAAAAAATATTGTATAAAAAACAAAAAAATGATACAATAAATGAACTCGGTTCTATTGCCACACAGGGCTCTATAAGCTAA
- a CDS encoding class I SAM-dependent methyltransferase — MILPSNYDRLDFNKLYKEQRTNSSFIRKSVAKWDVKAASFSESVLKSDYVKDFISRVDFDGVRTILDFACGAGALSIAAANKVDKIYGYDFSSKMLEFAEQNSRDFNCKNIEFAQKAFEDDFSDVPECDITFASRCLDVDDLKQALEKLLSKTKKALYITFKVGSFINEDVLNALGSNIEKRPDFIYLINILFQMGYLPKLEYIQTSCSDGMPETIDDLVKKIQWGLSRELTEPEVYNLNKYFNSNRFERKQEHMNWAFIRVDK, encoded by the coding sequence ATGATATTACCTTCTAATTACGATAGGCTGGATTTCAATAAGCTTTATAAGGAGCAAAGAACAAATAGCTCTTTTATTAGGAAATCAGTAGCCAAATGGGATGTTAAGGCAGCAAGCTTTAGTGAGAGCGTACTTAAGAGCGACTATGTTAAAGACTTTATCTCAAGAGTCGATTTTGATGGCGTAAGAACGATTCTTGATTTCGCATGCGGTGCTGGAGCATTAAGCATAGCTGCAGCAAATAAGGTAGATAAAATTTACGGTTATGATTTTTCGTCGAAAATGCTAGAATTCGCAGAACAAAACTCTCGGGATTTTAATTGTAAAAATATTGAATTCGCGCAAAAAGCATTCGAAGACGACTTTAGCGACGTACCTGAGTGCGATATTACGTTTGCATCTCGTTGCCTTGACGTAGATGACTTAAAACAAGCCCTAGAGAAATTACTTTCAAAGACGAAAAAAGCCCTTTATATTACTTTTAAAGTCGGTAGTTTCATTAATGAAGATGTTTTAAATGCTCTCGGGAGCAACATTGAAAAAAGGCCAGACTTTATATATTTAATAAATATTTTATTCCAAATGGGATATCTTCCAAAGCTAGAGTATATACAAACTTCATGCAGTGATGGAATGCCGGAAACTATTGACGATCTTGTTAAAAAAATCCAATGGGGACTTTCGAGAGAGCTTACGGAGCCGGAAGTTTATAATCTCAATAAGTACTTTAACAGTAACCGCTTTGAGCGAAAACAAGAACATATGAACTGGGCTTTTATAAGAGTAGATAAATGA
- a CDS encoding Tn7-like element transposition protein TnsE has translation MNESVNLQDLILTKLPKNKKLIVFSYGDIYQNETNFSIPIILKEIFKDKPEYFLSFFNLKEICAFPLGTVIENQQKNGTSAGDIHNFQISIGDGLLTAKNLKNIPILDKFMSELPEKIGKYNIGWHKNQQKYSTFKDNLSGRMVIFPHYEIARYFYFTSASMTRQIMSETHGQNSSLDGLYKRATLDNGTGEIYLKFNANNIDAENIYRFVIDKRANNMWLQIRRDMVASKILSEHRKQSANFVDSPNTMTIQANFPVPGKINFKARAKVLSDGSLLVLKILQENSFYPFEQLKVIRELPGGKKDIIGVIKSTKLSKKDLTNQLNEKNPNILHSSVSIVDKDEDANLEAKLDLLNKTIEFETITEEDQSREIVRGSDKLQEDKLDLSSNDAEVQGDLNTTEGHLKKEDEDSEQETGSYITIEDIKAMLMYCSDIYCDFSYKILQCEDLPQKPKNYRGRHAWKRATMLDGVTPRKYIVVEIYYKNCRYIILEIQKDKLLETLSTLLIRDYYNSIDEAIVQEIVTNIAKTSNSWLQDLKFKMTKYYLYHPYDAHEKKIQDWGKRLKCVLERYQEK, from the coding sequence ATGAATGAAAGTGTGAATTTGCAAGATTTGATATTGACAAAATTACCAAAAAATAAAAAATTGATTGTCTTTTCATATGGAGATATTTATCAAAACGAAACGAATTTTAGTATCCCAATCATTTTAAAAGAGATATTCAAAGATAAACCCGAATATTTTCTATCTTTTTTCAACCTAAAAGAAATTTGTGCTTTCCCACTGGGTACTGTTATTGAAAACCAGCAAAAAAATGGAACCAGTGCAGGAGATATTCACAATTTTCAAATAAGTATCGGCGATGGATTGCTGACAGCCAAAAATCTTAAGAATATACCTATTTTAGATAAGTTTATGAGTGAACTGCCTGAGAAAATAGGTAAATACAATATTGGTTGGCATAAAAATCAGCAAAAATATTCAACCTTTAAAGATAATTTATCTGGAAGAATGGTTATTTTTCCACATTATGAAATCGCAAGATATTTTTACTTTACATCAGCATCGATGACTAGACAAATCATGTCGGAGACTCATGGGCAAAATAGTTCATTGGATGGTCTTTATAAAAGAGCAACATTAGATAATGGGACTGGTGAGATATACTTAAAATTCAATGCGAATAATATTGATGCAGAAAATATATATAGATTTGTTATAGACAAAAGAGCTAATAATATGTGGCTGCAAATAAGAAGAGATATGGTTGCTAGCAAAATATTATCTGAGCATAGGAAACAAAGTGCTAACTTTGTAGACTCGCCAAATACGATGACTATTCAAGCAAATTTTCCAGTACCTGGAAAAATAAATTTTAAGGCAAGAGCTAAGGTATTAAGTGATGGATCATTGCTTGTTTTAAAAATCTTGCAAGAAAATTCGTTTTATCCATTTGAACAGCTTAAAGTTATTAGAGAGCTTCCTGGAGGAAAAAAAGATATAATAGGTGTGATAAAAAGCACAAAGCTGTCCAAGAAAGATTTAACGAATCAACTCAATGAAAAAAACCCCAATATTTTACATAGTTCAGTAAGTATAGTAGATAAAGATGAGGATGCTAATTTAGAGGCAAAGTTAGATCTGCTCAATAAAACTATTGAATTTGAAACGATTACAGAAGAAGACCAAAGTAGAGAAATAGTACGAGGAAGTGATAAATTGCAGGAGGACAAATTAGATCTAAGCTCAAACGACGCGGAAGTGCAGGGCGATCTAAATACTACAGAGGGGCACTTGAAAAAAGAAGACGAGGATAGTGAGCAAGAAACCGGAAGTTATATAACTATTGAAGACATAAAAGCCATGTTGATGTATTGCTCTGATATTTATTGCGATTTTTCATACAAAATTTTACAATGCGAGGACTTGCCTCAAAAACCAAAAAACTATCGAGGAAGGCATGCGTGGAAGAGGGCTACAATGTTGGATGGAGTGACTCCTAGAAAGTATATAGTGGTTGAGATATACTACAAAAATTGTAGGTACATTATTCTTGAGATACAAAAAGACAAATTGTTAGAAACGCTTAGTACGCTTTTAATTAGGGATTATTATAATAGTATAGATGAGGCTATCGTGCAAGAAATAGTCACAAACATTGCAAAAACGAGTAATAGTTGGTTGCAGGATTTAAAATTTAAAATGACCAAATATTATTTATACCATCCATATGATGCACACGAGAAAAAGATACAAGATTGGGGCAAGAGGTTAAAATGCGTACTGGAGAGATATCAAGAAAAATGA
- a CDS encoding ABC transporter ATP-binding protein has protein sequence MIEIRNLKFGYKDKNILNGISFSIKKGDTLSILGANGSGKSTLLRIMLGFLKFEGTVNICGKSVRNYEKKELARLIAYVPQTHAPSYEYSVFDIVLMGALCRTSLFSNFSLTDKKLAEYALERMGILELKDELYTRISGGQRQLAYIARTLVQGAKVIFMDEPTTGLDFGNQIKLLEMIKTLKDEGYTFVQTTHYPRHAKFVSNLVLFLKDGKILDFGKCDELINPSNIDKIYGIDYQKYEDKL, from the coding sequence ATGATAGAAATCAGAAATCTAAAATTCGGATACAAAGATAAGAATATACTAAACGGTATAAGTTTTAGTATCAAAAAAGGCGATACGCTTAGTATTCTGGGCGCAAACGGTAGCGGTAAAAGCACCCTCCTGCGTATTATGCTTGGATTTTTAAAATTCGAGGGTACGGTAAATATATGCGGTAAAAGCGTAAGGAATTACGAAAAAAAAGAACTTGCAAGGCTTATAGCCTACGTTCCTCAAACGCATGCCCCGTCATATGAATATAGCGTATTTGACATAGTATTAATGGGCGCATTGTGCAGAACGTCTTTATTTTCTAACTTTAGCCTTACCGACAAAAAGCTTGCCGAGTATGCATTGGAAAGAATGGGTATTTTAGAGCTGAAAGATGAACTTTATACTAGAATAAGCGGTGGACAAAGGCAGCTGGCATATATCGCTAGAACCTTAGTACAAGGCGCTAAAGTTATTTTTATGGACGAACCTACGACCGGGCTTGACTTTGGCAATCAAATCAAACTACTTGAAATGATAAAGACGCTAAAAGACGAGGGGTATACTTTCGTACAAACTACTCATTACCCTCGTCACGCTAAATTTGTTTCAAATCTAGTATTGTTTTTAAAGGACGGCAAGATACTGGATTTTGGAAAGTGCGATGAATTGATAAATCCATCAAATATAGATAAGATTTACGGAATAGATTATCAAAAATATGAGGACAAATTATGA